From a single Okeanomitos corallinicola TIOX110 genomic region:
- the acpP gene encoding acyl carrier protein — MSILEKVKEIVSEQLGVEKEKVKPEASFTEDLSADSLDVVELVMALEEEFGIEIPDEDAEKIQKVQDVVDYINKKQG; from the coding sequence ATGAGTATTTTGGAAAAGGTTAAAGAAATTGTCTCCGAACAACTAGGAGTGGAGAAAGAAAAAGTCAAGCCTGAAGCCTCATTTACAGAGGATTTATCAGCTGACTCCCTCGATGTTGTGGAATTAGTCATGGCATTGGAAGAAGAATTTGGTATAGAAATTCCTGATGAAGATGCTGAAAAAATTCAGAAGGTTCAAGATGTAGTAGACTACATCAACAA
- a CDS encoding CoB--CoM heterodisulfide reductase iron-sulfur subunit B family protein encodes MLSQTLKYAYYPGCVAQGACRELHMSTQSLTQALGIELIELKKAACCGSGTFKEDSLLLEDTVNARNIALAEELNLPLLTHCSTCQGVIGHVDERLKECQTTKPDYVSQVNGLLEKEGCSPYRGSTEVKHILYALVQDYGLDNIKERVTRKLTGLKCAAFYGCYLLRAQKSMTYDDPFKPEAMENVFRAVGATPVYYRGRTQCCGWPLSSYATNESFKMAGMHVQEAIEGGADCIVTPCPLCHLNLDSRQPEVEKVIGKKLGLPVLHLPQLIALSLGISPEKLGLDRHIVSTKSVLEKLGM; translated from the coding sequence ATGCTATCTCAAACTCTAAAATACGCTTACTATCCCGGTTGTGTGGCTCAAGGTGCTTGTCGGGAATTACATATGTCTACCCAGTCACTGACTCAAGCTTTGGGTATAGAACTTATTGAATTGAAAAAAGCTGCTTGTTGTGGTTCGGGTACTTTTAAGGAAGATTCCCTATTGTTGGAAGATACTGTTAATGCCCGAAATATTGCTTTGGCAGAAGAGTTAAATCTCCCTCTTTTGACTCACTGTAGCACTTGTCAAGGTGTGATTGGTCATGTTGATGAACGTCTCAAGGAATGTCAAACAACGAAACCAGATTATGTCAGTCAAGTTAATGGTTTATTAGAAAAAGAAGGTTGTTCACCCTATCGGGGTAGTACGGAAGTTAAACATATTCTTTATGCTTTAGTTCAAGATTATGGTTTAGATAATATCAAGGAACGTGTTACCCGTAAGTTAACTGGTCTTAAATGTGCAGCGTTTTATGGTTGTTATTTGCTCCGCGCTCAAAAGTCTATGACCTATGATGATCCATTTAAACCAGAGGCGATGGAAAATGTATTTCGGGCTGTAGGCGCAACACCTGTATATTATCGTGGACGGACTCAATGTTGTGGTTGGCCTCTTTCTAGTTATGCGACTAATGAGTCTTTTAAAATGGCTGGGATGCACGTTCAAGAAGCCATAGAAGGTGGTGCTGATTGTATTGTTACACCTTGTCCTTTATGTCATCTGAATTTGGATTCTCGGCAACCAGAGGTAGAAAAGGTAATTGGTAAGAAGTTAGGTTTACCTGTTTTACATTTACCGCAATTAATTGCTTTGTCTTTGGGAATTAGTCCTGAAAAGTTGGGTTTAGATAGACATATTGTTTCGACAAAATCGGTGTTGGAAAAGTTGGGAATGTAA
- a CDS encoding transposase, with amino-acid sequence MQVVERHIIQRNHPHYQEIDKLCFAAKNLYNYANFHIRQSFIFAQKYLDYNCLAKQLKATEPYQSLPAKVAQQVLLGLHRNWLSFFAAIKAYASDKSKFLGRPKLPKYKHKEKGRHLLVYTAQAVSKPKMKSGLIHLSQTQIHIPTKVDYCYLNQVRIVPKIDHYVVEVVYEKEETDYGLDPNSIAAIDLGIDNLATLTSNQPGFTPVLVSGRIIKSINRYYNQRKANLQSLLPNHQKTSKRLQSLTKKRNFRVDDYLHKASRLIINHLVKCGIGTLVIGQNSLWKQNGNLGSRNNQNFVCIPHTRFVQQLSYKAKLVGIKVLVSEESYTSVASFLDQDTIPTYGKVDSKEVKFSGRRIKTKLYRAGNGLLIHADVNGSLNILRKVVPTAFSLGIEGVVVRPVGVIPVQRKA; translated from the coding sequence ATGCAAGTAGTCGAGCGGCATATCATTCAAAGAAATCATCCCCATTATCAGGAGATTGATAAATTGTGTTTTGCTGCCAAAAACCTCTACAATTATGCTAACTTTCACATTCGCCAAAGTTTCATCTTTGCTCAAAAATACCTCGATTACAATTGTTTAGCAAAACAATTAAAAGCGACAGAACCATACCAGTCCTTACCAGCGAAAGTTGCCCAACAAGTATTATTAGGACTACATCGCAACTGGTTAAGTTTTTTTGCAGCAATTAAAGCTTATGCCTCAGATAAATCTAAATTTTTAGGTAGACCCAAATTACCTAAATATAAACACAAAGAAAAAGGTAGACATTTATTAGTTTATACAGCCCAAGCAGTGAGTAAACCCAAAATGAAATCTGGGTTAATTCATCTGTCACAAACACAGATTCACATTCCTACAAAAGTAGATTATTGTTATCTAAATCAAGTAAGAATTGTCCCCAAGATTGACCATTATGTAGTAGAAGTTGTCTATGAAAAAGAGGAAACAGATTATGGTTTAGACCCTAATTCCATAGCAGCGATTGATTTAGGAATAGATAATCTAGCAACCTTAACATCAAACCAGCCGGGATTTACACCAGTTCTGGTTTCCGGGCGGATTATCAAATCAATTAATCGTTATTACAATCAAAGAAAAGCCAATTTACAATCTTTACTACCAAATCATCAAAAGACATCTAAACGACTACAAAGTTTAACTAAAAAACGGAATTTTCGAGTAGATGATTATCTGCATAAAGCCAGTCGCTTAATTATTAACCATTTAGTCAAGTGTGGGATTGGCACTTTAGTAATAGGTCAAAATTCCTTGTGGAAACAGAATGGGAATTTGGGCAGTAGAAATAATCAAAACTTTGTTTGTATTCCCCATACTCGATTTGTACAGCAGTTGAGTTATAAAGCGAAATTAGTAGGGATAAAGGTGTTAGTTTCTGAGGAGTCCTACACTTCTGTAGCTTCTTTTTTAGACCAAGATACTATTCCTACTTATGGCAAAGTTGACTCGAAAGAAGTGAAATTTAGTGGTCGCAGAATCAAAACTAAACTTTATAGAGCAGGTAATGGTTTATTGATTCATGCTGATGTCAATGGTAGTTTGAATATTTTACGAAAAGTAGTCCCGACAGCATTTAGTCTAGGGATAGAGGGCGTTGTAGTCCGCCCCGTCGGGGTTATTCCCGTCCAACGAAAGGCATGA
- a CDS encoding endo-1,4-beta-xylanase encodes MKINHLLTRRRALYLGLGSLASIGTLATGKWISDWQDNQVIAANQNRSFHVVGSTPLKERAAKKGLIYGADCGSLELQSQTELQAAVIQECAMLVPGFLKWDMLRPQPNTFDFTRGDWYMNFAQKNQLLTRGHTLVWYESLPRWFKETVNKQNARQFLEEHIKRVAGRYAGKMHSWDVVNEAINVPDGLANGWRKSPWLEFLGTDYIDLAFRLTAEVDPQALLVYNDYGLDYDTPEDEAKRTAVLKLLERLKSQGTPIHAFGMQSHLSAHETRFNPQKLRNFFRDIASLGLKIMITELDVIDRKLPQDIDIRDRIVASVYEDYLSVALDEKAVIAVITWGLSDRYTWLSEFYPRADKFPVRPLPLDNKMQRKLAWNAIARAFDHAPKR; translated from the coding sequence ATGAAAATCAATCATTTATTAACTAGAAGACGCGCTCTTTACTTAGGATTGGGAAGTTTAGCTAGTATTGGTACTTTAGCAACTGGAAAATGGATTAGTGATTGGCAGGATAATCAAGTTATTGCAGCTAATCAAAATAGAAGTTTCCATGTAGTAGGAAGCACCCCTTTAAAAGAACGTGCTGCCAAGAAAGGTTTAATCTATGGTGCAGATTGCGGTAGCTTAGAATTACAGTCTCAAACAGAATTACAAGCTGCTGTAATTCAAGAATGTGCCATGTTAGTCCCAGGGTTTTTAAAATGGGATATGTTGCGTCCTCAACCCAATACCTTTGATTTTACTAGAGGTGATTGGTATATGAACTTTGCCCAAAAAAACCAGCTGTTGACGAGGGGACATACTTTAGTTTGGTATGAGTCCTTACCACGATGGTTTAAAGAAACAGTAAATAAACAAAATGCTCGGCAATTTTTAGAAGAACATATCAAAAGAGTTGCTGGTCGTTATGCCGGAAAAATGCACTCTTGGGATGTTGTCAATGAAGCTATTAATGTTCCCGATGGACTCGCCAATGGTTGGAGAAAATCACCTTGGTTAGAATTTTTAGGAACAGATTATATTGACTTGGCTTTTCGACTTACTGCTGAGGTTGATCCCCAAGCTTTGTTAGTTTATAACGACTATGGATTAGATTATGATACTCCCGAAGATGAAGCCAAAAGAACTGCTGTCTTAAAGTTATTAGAGCGCTTGAAATCTCAGGGAACACCAATTCATGCTTTTGGGATGCAATCTCATCTTTCCGCCCATGAAACTCGTTTTAATCCGCAAAAACTACGCAATTTTTTCCGTGATATTGCGAGTTTAGGTCTGAAAATAATGATTACGGAACTGGATGTGATAGATAGAAAATTACCTCAAGACATAGATATCCGCGATCGCATTGTCGCCAGTGTCTATGAAGATTATCTTTCCGTCGCTTTAGATGAAAAAGCTGTCATTGCCGTGATTACTTGGGGATTGAGCGATCGCTATACCTGGTTATCCGAATTTTATCCACGTGCTGATAAATTCCCTGTACGTCCTCTACCTTTAGATAATAAAATGCAGCGGAAGTTAGCTTGGAATGCTATAGCTCGTGCTTTTGATCATGCCCCCAAACGCTAA
- a CDS encoding polysaccharide biosynthesis tyrosine autokinase → MESRESIDLDLGKYLLSVKRQLIPAITVFIATVVLSAAATTRLKPSYEAGGKLLFKIPSFNVVGSNLIPSNSDGGGDLKSLVSSQNPISTQIEVINSPSLLQKTIDELKLKNSTGEPLEPSELKKALKLKIVGGTDVLEITYKSRKAQETAAVVNSIMNVYLKNDILSNRAEAEATRQFMDKQLPKTQNAVRRAEVDLRRFKQQNNIVDLSEEIVSAVKVIGLIDEQINNVKAELAQVTAQTQELNQQLNLTSQQAIAISTISQSRAIQGILAQLQDTEKQLAIERSRFLDNNPLITSLEAKIVSLNDILERQIRATVGNKIKITPDILQIGELKQQLIQELIRSEVQRLGLNQKYLSLLQSRSTYQQRLKVIPQLAETQRELERKVEVAQSTYQTLLKKVQELQVAENNNTANARIIVKATIPEKPAGGKKPIIIFIGFLLGTFFGTSTILLLEMRDRSLKSLQEVRDIFDYTLLGIFPSLFKKSLFRLPNSESTTSEIITKEAPQSLTSEMYRVTQANIRLLSSDKVIKSLVVTSSISKEGKSTVAANLATAISQLGRKVLLIDADLRVPSQHHLWQINSSPGLSEVLVGQAKCSTSISRVMDNLDVLTAGVRPPNPLALLDSKRMAALIAKLSSHYDFVIIDTPPLLVGADAVTVSKMTDGILLVARPGVIDYNNARTAKEMLKRSNYNVLGLLVNGIIEKNEPNNYFYSPQEYYSAPKTVTNTVRIKV, encoded by the coding sequence ATGGAATCTAGAGAATCTATAGATTTAGACCTTGGTAAATACTTATTAAGCGTCAAACGTCAATTAATACCTGCAATCACAGTATTTATAGCCACAGTAGTTTTAAGTGCGGCTGCAACTACTAGACTTAAACCATCCTACGAAGCTGGAGGAAAACTATTATTCAAAATTCCCTCTTTTAACGTAGTCGGATCTAATCTCATACCCAGTAACTCTGACGGAGGAGGAGATCTCAAGTCTTTAGTATCTAGTCAAAACCCTATTAGCACTCAAATTGAAGTAATTAATTCCCCATCGTTATTGCAAAAAACCATAGACGAACTAAAACTCAAAAATAGCACAGGTGAACCCCTCGAACCTTCCGAGCTAAAAAAAGCCTTAAAACTGAAAATTGTTGGCGGTACAGATGTACTGGAAATTACCTATAAAAGCCGCAAAGCTCAAGAAACAGCAGCAGTAGTCAATTCAATTATGAATGTCTACTTAAAAAATGATATTCTATCCAATCGGGCAGAAGCAGAAGCAACTCGCCAATTTATGGATAAACAACTCCCAAAAACTCAAAATGCAGTTCGCAGAGCCGAAGTAGACCTACGCAGATTTAAACAACAGAATAATATTGTAGACCTTTCAGAAGAAATCGTATCAGCAGTTAAAGTTATTGGTCTCATAGATGAGCAAATTAATAATGTCAAAGCTGAACTGGCTCAAGTAACAGCCCAAACGCAAGAACTAAATCAGCAATTGAATCTGACTTCTCAACAGGCTATAGCTATTAGCACCATCAGTCAATCTCGTGCCATACAAGGGATTTTGGCACAACTTCAAGATACTGAAAAACAATTAGCAATTGAACGTAGCCGCTTCTTGGATAATAACCCCTTAATTACCAGTTTAGAAGCAAAGATAGTTAGTTTAAATGATATCCTCGAACGACAAATTAGAGCCACAGTTGGTAATAAAATCAAAATTACTCCTGACATATTACAAATAGGTGAATTAAAACAACAATTAATCCAAGAGTTAATCCGATCTGAAGTGCAACGCTTAGGGTTAAATCAAAAATATTTATCTTTGCTCCAATCCCGCTCTACCTATCAACAAAGACTCAAAGTTATCCCTCAATTAGCAGAAACTCAGCGCGAATTAGAAAGAAAAGTAGAAGTAGCCCAATCTACCTATCAAACCCTGTTGAAAAAGGTGCAAGAATTACAAGTAGCAGAAAATAATAATACCGCTAATGCTCGGATTATTGTTAAAGCTACAATACCTGAGAAACCCGCAGGAGGGAAAAAACCCATCATTATTTTCATCGGATTTTTATTAGGAACTTTCTTTGGTACAAGCACTATTCTTTTACTAGAAATGAGAGATAGATCCCTAAAATCTCTACAAGAAGTTAGAGACATATTTGACTATACTTTATTAGGAATTTTTCCCTCATTATTTAAAAAATCTCTGTTTCGTCTGCCTAATTCAGAATCAACAACATCGGAAATTATTACTAAAGAAGCACCCCAATCTTTAACTAGCGAAATGTACCGCGTTACTCAAGCTAATATTAGACTCTTGAGTTCAGATAAAGTTATTAAGAGTCTTGTAGTTACCAGTTCTATTTCTAAAGAAGGTAAATCTACAGTTGCCGCTAATTTAGCTACAGCTATCTCTCAATTAGGACGAAAAGTTTTACTAATTGATGCAGATTTAAGAGTTCCCTCTCAACATCATCTTTGGCAGATTAATAGTTCACCAGGATTGAGCGAAGTCCTCGTTGGCCAAGCTAAATGTAGCACTTCTATCTCTAGGGTGATGGATAATCTTGATGTTTTAACCGCCGGTGTTAGACCTCCCAACCCCCTAGCTTTATTAGATTCTAAACGGATGGCTGCCCTAATTGCCAAATTATCATCTCACTATGATTTTGTGATTATTGACACTCCCCCTTTATTAGTTGGTGCGGATGCTGTAACTGTCAGTAAAATGACAGATGGTATTTTATTAGTAGCTCGGCCTGGTGTGATTGATTATAATAATGCTCGCACTGCTAAAGAGATGCTAAAACGCTCTAACTATAATGTTTTAGGTTTATTAGTTAATGGCATCATCGAAAAAAATGAACCTAATAATTACTTTTATAGTCCTCAAGAATATTATTCTGCTCCTAAAACTGTCACCAATACAGTCAGAATTAAGGTATAA
- the lpxD gene encoding UDP-3-O-(3-hydroxymyristoyl)glucosamine N-acyltransferase, translated as MKFTEILSQLGDLINNHSLTTNPELNPEITGVAAIDEAKNGNLSYVEGAKFASFINSTDASALILPLDEKLQTQATEKGIAWLATPEPRLLFAQAIALFYRPYQPTADIHSSAVIHPTAKIGENVYIGAHVVISQNVEIGDGVIIHPNVVIYPDVKIGDRTTLHANCSIHERTQIGAECVIHSGAVIGAEGFGFVPTRTGWVKMEQSGYTVLEDRVEIGCNSAVDRPAVGETRIGKDTKIDNLVQIGHGCQIGSGCAVAGQAGMAGGVKVGNRVILAGQSGIANQVTIGDGAIASAQAGIHSNVAPGEIVSGTPALPHKLYLKVCAVYSRLPDMYQSLKELKRQLGQK; from the coding sequence ATGAAATTTACGGAAATCCTCAGCCAATTAGGTGATTTAATTAACAATCACAGTCTGACGACAAACCCAGAACTCAATCCAGAAATTACCGGAGTTGCTGCTATAGATGAAGCTAAAAACGGTAATCTCAGCTATGTAGAAGGTGCAAAATTTGCCTCTTTTATCAATTCTACTGATGCCAGTGCTTTAATTTTGCCCTTGGATGAAAAATTACAAACCCAAGCTACAGAAAAGGGTATTGCATGGTTAGCAACTCCCGAACCTCGGTTATTATTTGCTCAAGCGATCGCCCTATTTTATCGTCCCTATCAACCCACCGCAGATATTCATTCCAGCGCAGTTATCCACCCCACAGCCAAAATCGGTGAAAATGTTTATATTGGCGCTCATGTTGTCATTTCCCAAAATGTAGAAATTGGTGATGGTGTAATTATTCACCCCAACGTCGTTATTTATCCTGATGTGAAAATTGGCGATCGCACCACCTTACACGCCAACTGTAGCATCCATGAACGTACCCAAATCGGTGCAGAATGCGTAATTCATAGCGGTGCTGTCATCGGTGCAGAAGGCTTTGGTTTTGTTCCCACCCGCACAGGTTGGGTAAAAATGGAACAATCAGGTTATACAGTTTTAGAAGACCGGGTAGAAATTGGTTGTAACAGTGCTGTTGATCGTCCCGCTGTGGGAGAAACACGGATTGGTAAAGATACAAAAATAGATAATTTAGTGCAAATAGGACACGGTTGTCAAATAGGTTCAGGATGTGCTGTTGCCGGTCAAGCAGGAATGGCCGGAGGTGTCAAAGTAGGCAACCGCGTCATCTTAGCAGGACAGTCAGGCATAGCCAACCAGGTAACAATCGGAGATGGGGCGATCGCCTCCGCCCAAGCTGGTATACACAGCAACGTTGCCCCAGGAGAAATTGTTTCTGGAACTCCCGCTTTACCACACAAACTATATTTGAAGGTGTGTGCTGTTTATAGTCGTTTGCCAGATATGTATCAATCTTTGAAGGAATTAAAACGTCAGCTAGGGCAAAAGTAG